A single window of Modestobacter italicus DNA harbors:
- the prmC gene encoding peptide chain release factor N(5)-glutamine methyltransferase, with protein sequence MSARTLLTEAARRLAEAGVESPRVDAELLLAHALGVPRARLLTLDEVPADGAGRFAGLLDQRASRVPLQHLTGTAPFRHLELAVGPGVFVPRPETEQIAGWVLERIAGLTAPTVVDLGSGSGAIALSVAAEHPGARVVAVERDTAAIEWTRLNAGTRAAAGDTPVEVLAGDMTNPGLLRELDGAVDVVVSNPPYVPDDARLPREVADHDPPLALWGGPDGLDVVRGLLVTAARLVRPGGWLGIEHADQQGGALPALVRSAGGWTGVADNPDLVGRPRYTTAQRAGHHAAT encoded by the coding sequence CTGAGCGCACGCACCCTGCTCACCGAGGCCGCCCGCCGGCTGGCCGAGGCCGGCGTCGAGTCGCCCCGGGTGGACGCCGAGCTGCTGCTCGCGCACGCGCTGGGGGTGCCCCGCGCCCGGCTGCTGACGCTGGACGAGGTGCCCGCCGACGGGGCCGGCCGGTTCGCCGGGCTGCTGGACCAGCGGGCATCGCGGGTGCCGCTGCAGCACCTCACCGGCACCGCGCCGTTCCGGCACCTGGAGCTCGCCGTCGGGCCGGGTGTGTTCGTGCCCCGCCCGGAGACCGAGCAGATCGCCGGCTGGGTGCTCGAGCGGATCGCCGGCCTGACCGCGCCGACCGTGGTCGACCTGGGCAGCGGCTCCGGGGCCATCGCCCTGTCGGTGGCCGCCGAACACCCAGGCGCCCGGGTGGTGGCCGTGGAGCGGGACACCGCGGCGATCGAGTGGACCCGGCTCAACGCCGGCACCCGGGCCGCGGCCGGCGACACCCCGGTCGAGGTGCTGGCCGGGGACATGACCAATCCCGGGCTGCTGCGCGAGCTCGACGGCGCGGTGGACGTCGTCGTCTCCAACCCGCCCTACGTCCCCGACGACGCCCGGCTGCCCCGCGAGGTGGCCGACCACGACCCGCCGCTGGCGCTGTGGGGCGGCCCGGACGGCCTGGACGTCGTCCGCGGTCTGCTGGTCACCGCGGCCCGGCTGGTGCGACCCGGCGGGTGGCTGGGCATCGAGCACGCCGACCAGCAGGGCGGCGCGCTGCCGGCCCTGGTCCGCAGCGCCGGCGGGTGGACCGGCGTCGCCGACAACCCCGACCTCGTCGGCCGGCCGCGCTACACGACGGCTCAGCGCGCGGGGCACCACGCCGCGACGTAG
- the prfA gene encoding peptide chain release factor 1, producing the protein MSSAETGGDRLAGLLAEHRELEAELADPAVHADAGRARRLGRRYAALAPVVETVRALDAARDDLGTARELADEDASFAREAEQLEATVTELTARLTELLLPKDPDDDKDVILEIKAGEGGAESALFAGDLLRMYLRYAERRGWSTEVLEAVDAELGGYKDVAVAIKSRTDEGIFSRLKFEAGVHRVQRVPVTESQGRIHTSAAGVLVLPEAEEVDVSVDPNDLRIDVFRSSGPGGQSVNTTDSAVRITHLPTGIVVSSQNEKSQLQNRESALRVLRSRLLAAAREEAAATASDQRRSQVRTVDRSERVRTYNYPENRISDHRVGFKAHNLDAVLDGELDPVLDALTAAHTAELLAAGS; encoded by the coding sequence GTGAGCAGTGCCGAGACCGGCGGCGACCGGCTCGCCGGCCTGCTCGCCGAGCACCGGGAGCTGGAGGCCGAGCTGGCCGACCCAGCGGTGCACGCCGACGCCGGCCGCGCCCGCCGGCTGGGACGGCGTTACGCCGCGCTCGCCCCGGTGGTGGAGACCGTCCGCGCCCTGGACGCCGCCCGCGACGACCTGGGCACCGCCCGGGAGCTCGCCGACGAGGACGCCTCCTTCGCCCGGGAGGCCGAGCAGCTGGAGGCCACGGTCACCGAGCTGACCGCCCGGCTGACCGAGCTGCTGCTGCCCAAGGACCCCGACGACGACAAGGACGTCATCCTCGAGATCAAGGCGGGGGAGGGCGGCGCGGAGTCCGCGCTGTTCGCCGGTGACCTGCTGCGGATGTACCTGCGGTACGCCGAGCGCCGCGGCTGGTCGACCGAGGTGCTGGAGGCCGTCGACGCCGAGCTGGGCGGGTACAAGGACGTCGCGGTGGCGATCAAGTCGCGCACCGACGAGGGCATCTTCTCCCGGCTGAAGTTCGAGGCCGGTGTGCACCGCGTGCAGCGGGTGCCGGTGACCGAGTCACAGGGCCGGATCCACACCTCCGCTGCCGGCGTGCTCGTCCTGCCCGAGGCCGAGGAGGTCGACGTCAGCGTCGACCCCAACGACCTGCGGATCGACGTCTTCCGCTCGTCGGGACCGGGCGGGCAGAGCGTGAACACCACCGACTCCGCCGTCCGGATCACCCACCTGCCCACCGGCATCGTGGTCAGCTCGCAGAACGAGAAGAGCCAGCTGCAGAACCGCGAGTCCGCGCTGCGGGTGCTCCGGTCGCGGCTGCTGGCGGCCGCCCGCGAGGAGGCCGCCGCGACCGCCTCGGACCAGCGGCGCAGCCAGGTGCGCACGGTCGACCGCAGCGAGCGGGTGCGCACCTACAACTACCCGGAGAACCGGATCTCCGACCACCGGGTCGGCTTCAAGGCGCACAACCTGGACGCCGTGCTGGACGGCGAGCTGGACCCGGTGCTCGACGCGCTGACCGCCGCGCACACCGCCGAGCTGCTGGCGGCCGGCTCCTGA
- the rpmE gene encoding 50S ribosomal protein L31, translating into MKADIHPDYHVTTVTCGCGNTFTTKSTAAGGTMTVETCSACHPFYTGKQRILDTGGRVARFEKRFGKRNAGAPADK; encoded by the coding sequence ATGAAGGCCGACATCCACCCGGACTACCACGTCACCACCGTGACGTGCGGTTGCGGCAACACGTTCACCACCAAGAGCACGGCGGCCGGCGGCACCATGACCGTCGAGACCTGCTCGGCCTGCCACCCGTTCTACACGGGCAAGCAGCGCATCCTGGACACCGGTGGCCGCGTCGCCCGCTTCGAGAAGCGGTTCGGCAAGCGCAACGCCGGCGCTCCCGCCGACAAGTAG
- the rho gene encoding transcription termination factor Rho, which translates to MSETTDLIDGASTAPSDEAAAAAGTAPRSRRRGSGLSGMLLPELQRLAGELGIPGTGKMRKSDLVAAISERQVGGSDGAAAAPAPRTEETPSSAPLEAPVSGGANGTPVTPPTATGPATDTPAAEPAAETAPTGRRRRGASRPAGAPTADAAVETPAVDASVAPAEPSAEAPTEAPAETVTQAPAETERPQRGRNRDRAERAPREAGERAPRDGAERAPRDGAERAPRETAEREERAPRDGNRAERDGEERGGRNRGDGEPSGNRGGRNRNDGGRDGNRSDGPRDGGRDGNRTEGARDGNRSDGPRDGGRDGNRTDAGRSETRNEPRPETRTDEDDDDFDGGGRGRRGRRYRDRNRRGGNAPAGRERFEQGEPTVSEDDVLLPVAGILDVLDSYAFVRTSGYLTGPNDVYVSLSQVRRYGLRRGDAITGAVRQPREGERKDKYNALVRLDSVNGLDPEQARNRPEFTKLTPLYPQERLRLETESHLMTTRIMDLVMPIGKGQRALIVSPPKAGKTMVLQSIANAISTNNPEVHLMVVLVDERPEEVTDMQRSVKGEVIASTFDRPPADHTTVAELSIERAKRLVEMGHDVVVLLDSITRLGRAYNLAAPASGRILSGGVDSTALYPPKRFLGAARNIENGGSLTIIASALVETGSTMDTVIFEEFKGTGNAELKLDRRLADKRVFPAVDVNASSTRKEEILLSPDELAIVIKLRRVLSALEPQQALELLLDRMRKTRNNIEFLMQVQKTTLGVGEKD; encoded by the coding sequence GTGAGCGAGACCACCGACCTCATCGACGGCGCGAGCACCGCCCCGTCCGACGAGGCAGCTGCCGCCGCCGGGACGGCTCCCCGTTCCCGCCGCCGTGGCAGCGGGCTGTCCGGGATGCTGCTGCCCGAGCTGCAGCGCCTGGCCGGCGAACTCGGCATCCCGGGCACCGGGAAGATGCGCAAGAGCGACCTCGTCGCCGCCATCTCCGAGCGGCAGGTGGGCGGGTCCGACGGCGCCGCCGCCGCGCCGGCCCCCCGGACCGAGGAGACCCCGTCGTCCGCGCCGCTGGAGGCCCCGGTCTCCGGGGGCGCCAACGGCACCCCCGTGACGCCGCCGACCGCAACCGGTCCGGCCACCGACACCCCGGCCGCCGAGCCGGCTGCCGAGACCGCTCCGACCGGCCGTCGCCGCCGTGGCGCGAGCCGCCCCGCCGGCGCCCCGACCGCGGACGCCGCCGTCGAGACCCCGGCCGTGGACGCGTCCGTCGCGCCCGCGGAGCCGTCCGCCGAGGCCCCGACCGAGGCCCCGGCCGAGACCGTGACCCAGGCCCCGGCCGAGACCGAGCGCCCGCAGCGCGGCCGCAACCGGGACCGCGCCGAGCGGGCACCCCGCGAGGCCGGCGAGCGCGCCCCCCGCGACGGCGCGGAGCGTGCGCCCCGCGACGGTGCCGAGCGCGCCCCCCGCGAGACCGCCGAGCGCGAGGAGCGTGCTCCCCGCGACGGCAACCGGGCCGAGCGGGACGGCGAGGAGCGCGGCGGTCGCAACCGCGGCGACGGTGAGCCCAGCGGCAACCGCGGCGGCCGCAACCGCAACGACGGTGGCCGCGACGGCAACCGCAGCGACGGCCCCCGGGACGGTGGCCGCGACGGCAACCGCACCGAGGGTGCCCGCGACGGCAACCGCAGCGACGGCCCCCGGGACGGCGGCCGCGACGGCAACCGCACCGACGCCGGCCGCAGCGAGACCCGGAACGAGCCCCGGCCCGAGACGCGCACCGACGAGGACGACGACGACTTCGACGGTGGCGGCCGCGGCCGCCGGGGTCGCCGCTACCGGGACCGCAACCGCCGCGGTGGCAACGCCCCCGCCGGTCGCGAGCGGTTCGAGCAGGGCGAGCCGACCGTCAGCGAGGACGACGTCCTGCTGCCGGTGGCCGGGATCCTGGACGTGCTGGACAGCTACGCGTTCGTCCGCACCTCGGGGTACCTCACCGGCCCGAACGACGTCTACGTCTCGCTGTCGCAGGTGCGCCGCTACGGCCTGCGCCGCGGTGACGCGATCACCGGCGCCGTCCGCCAGCCCCGCGAGGGCGAGCGCAAGGACAAGTACAACGCCCTGGTCCGGCTGGACTCGGTCAACGGCCTGGACCCGGAGCAGGCGCGCAACCGCCCCGAGTTCACCAAGCTGACGCCGCTCTACCCGCAGGAGCGCCTGCGGCTGGAGACCGAGTCGCACCTGATGACGACCCGGATCATGGACCTGGTCATGCCCATCGGGAAGGGCCAGCGCGCCCTCATCGTCAGCCCGCCGAAGGCCGGCAAGACGATGGTGCTGCAGTCGATCGCCAACGCGATCTCGACGAACAACCCCGAGGTCCACCTCATGGTCGTGCTCGTCGACGAGCGGCCCGAGGAGGTCACCGACATGCAGCGCTCGGTGAAGGGCGAGGTCATCGCCTCGACCTTCGACCGGCCGCCGGCCGACCACACCACGGTCGCCGAGCTGTCCATCGAGCGGGCCAAGCGCCTGGTCGAGATGGGCCACGACGTCGTCGTCCTGCTCGACTCGATCACCCGGCTCGGCCGCGCCTACAACCTGGCGGCCCCCGCCAGCGGGCGCATCCTGTCCGGTGGTGTCGACTCCACGGCGCTGTACCCGCCCAAGCGCTTCCTCGGTGCCGCCCGCAACATCGAGAACGGCGGCTCGCTGACGATCATCGCCTCGGCGCTGGTCGAGACGGGGTCCACCATGGACACCGTCATCTTCGAGGAGTTCAAGGGCACCGGTAACGCGGAGCTCAAGCTGGACCGGCGGCTGGCCGACAAGCGGGTCTTCCCCGCCGTCGACGTGAACGCCTCCAGCACCCGCAAGGAGGAGATCCTCCTCTCGCCCGACGAGCTGGCCATCGTGATCAAGCTCCGCCGGGTGCTGTCGGCGCTGGAGCCCCAGCAGGCGCTGGAGCTGCTGCTCGACCGGATGCGGAAGACCCGCAACAACATCGAGTTCCTCATGCAGGTGCAGAAGACCACGCTCGGCGTGGGCGAGAAGGACTAG
- the thrB gene encoding homoserine kinase, which yields MTRAVRVRVPATSANLGPAFDCAGLALSCWDSVDVEVTDGGLDVAVTGAGAGELPTDERHLVVQAFRAACAELGWTPAGLRLSARNGIPQGRGMGSSAAAVTAGVLAAWSLCPDVAGVDDAAVLRLCSEIEGHPDNVAPCLLGGATLSWTTSSGARAERLTVDPRVAPVLFVPSGTLSTHVARGLLPGVVPHADAAHAAGRSALLVHALTREPALLFEGTEDRLHQAQRAPAMPESAALLAALRADGHAAVVSGAGPCVLTLAVLDHDEHVGDPGSAAEVRALRRHTPEGWECRPLRVDHTGAVVVPLGADHDPVSF from the coding sequence GTGACCCGAGCCGTCCGCGTCCGGGTGCCGGCGACCAGTGCCAACCTCGGTCCGGCGTTCGACTGCGCCGGGCTGGCGCTGTCCTGCTGGGACTCCGTCGACGTCGAGGTGACCGACGGCGGCCTGGACGTCGCGGTCACCGGTGCCGGGGCCGGTGAGCTGCCGACCGACGAGCGGCACCTGGTCGTGCAGGCGTTCCGGGCGGCCTGCGCCGAGCTGGGCTGGACGCCGGCCGGCCTGCGGCTGTCGGCCCGGAACGGGATCCCGCAGGGCCGGGGGATGGGCTCGTCGGCCGCCGCGGTGACCGCCGGCGTGCTGGCGGCCTGGTCGCTGTGCCCGGACGTCGCCGGCGTCGACGACGCGGCGGTGCTGCGGCTGTGCTCGGAGATCGAGGGCCACCCGGACAACGTCGCGCCCTGCCTGCTGGGCGGGGCGACGCTGTCCTGGACGACGTCGTCGGGCGCGCGGGCCGAACGGCTCACCGTCGACCCCCGGGTGGCCCCGGTGCTGTTCGTGCCGAGCGGGACGCTGTCCACGCACGTGGCGCGCGGGCTGCTCCCCGGGGTCGTGCCGCACGCCGACGCCGCGCACGCCGCCGGGCGCTCGGCGCTGCTCGTGCACGCGCTGACCCGTGAGCCCGCGCTGCTGTTCGAGGGCACCGAGGACCGGCTGCACCAGGCGCAGCGGGCGCCGGCGATGCCGGAGAGCGCCGCGCTGCTGGCCGCCCTGCGGGCCGACGGGCACGCCGCCGTCGTCTCCGGCGCGGGGCCGTGCGTCCTGACGCTCGCCGTCCTCGATCACGACGAGCACGTCGGCGACCCGGGCTCGGCCGCCGAGGTCAGGGCGCTGCGGCGGCACACGCCCGAGGGCTGGGAGTGCCGGCCGCTGCGGGTCGACCACACCGGCGCGGTCGTCGTCCCGCTGGGTGCTGATCACGATCCTGTATCGTTCTGA
- the thrC gene encoding threonine synthase: MTGAHTLRGAVSPYWPGLIEAYRDRLPVSASTPVVTLQEGATPLVPAPELSRRTGCEVYLKVEGANPTGSFKDRGMTMAITKAVEEGAQAVICASTGNTSASAAAYAARAGLVCAVLVPQGKIATGKLAQALVHGAKLLQVEGNFDDCLALASKLAIDYPVSLVNSVNQYRIEGQKTASFEIVDVLGDAPDVHCLPVGNAGNITAYWQGYREYAADGPATRTPRMWGFQAAGAAPIVSGKVVPHPETIATAIRIGNPASWTKALAARDDSGGRIDAVTDRAILAAYRLLARTEAVFVEPASAASVAGLLQVAEAGGLERGQRVVCTVTGNGLKDPEWAISGAPAPVTIPVDSAAAAAQLGL, encoded by the coding sequence ATGACCGGAGCACACACCCTGCGAGGTGCCGTCTCGCCGTACTGGCCTGGCCTGATCGAGGCCTACCGGGACCGGCTGCCGGTGAGCGCCTCGACGCCGGTGGTCACGCTGCAGGAGGGCGCGACCCCGCTGGTGCCCGCACCGGAGCTGTCCCGCCGCACCGGCTGCGAGGTGTACCTCAAGGTCGAGGGCGCGAACCCGACCGGCTCGTTCAAGGACCGCGGCATGACCATGGCCATCACCAAGGCCGTGGAGGAGGGCGCGCAGGCGGTGATCTGCGCGTCCACCGGCAACACCAGCGCCAGCGCCGCGGCGTACGCGGCCCGGGCCGGGCTGGTCTGCGCCGTGCTGGTGCCGCAGGGGAAGATCGCCACCGGCAAGCTCGCCCAGGCGCTGGTGCACGGCGCCAAGCTGCTGCAGGTCGAGGGCAACTTCGACGACTGCCTCGCGCTGGCCAGCAAGCTCGCCATCGACTACCCGGTGAGCCTGGTCAACAGCGTGAACCAGTACCGCATCGAGGGGCAGAAGACGGCGTCGTTCGAGATCGTCGACGTCCTCGGCGACGCCCCCGACGTGCACTGCCTGCCGGTCGGCAACGCCGGCAACATCACCGCCTACTGGCAGGGCTACCGCGAGTACGCCGCGGACGGCCCGGCCACGCGCACGCCGCGGATGTGGGGCTTCCAGGCCGCCGGTGCCGCGCCGATCGTGTCCGGCAAGGTCGTCCCGCACCCGGAGACGATCGCCACCGCCATCCGGATCGGGAACCCGGCGTCCTGGACCAAGGCGCTGGCCGCCCGGGACGACTCCGGCGGCCGGATCGACGCGGTCACCGACCGAGCGATCCTCGCCGCCTACCGGCTGCTCGCCCGCACCGAGGCCGTCTTCGTCGAGCCGGCGTCCGCGGCGTCGGTCGCCGGGCTGCTGCAGGTCGCCGAGGCCGGCGGGCTCGAGCGCGGCCAGCGGGTGGTCTGCACCGTCACCGGCAACGGCCTCAAGGACCCCGAGTGGGCGATCTCCGGCGCCCCGGCGCCGGTCACCATCCCGGTGGACTCCGCCGCGGCCGCCGCGCAGCTGGGCCTCTGA
- a CDS encoding homoserine dehydrogenase, translating to MSDSLKVALLGCGTVGGAVLRLLTEQSDDLAARIGRRVEVAGVAVRRPDHHPEVPAELLTTDAHGLVTRPDVDLVVEVIGGIEPARSLLLAAIGAGKSVVSANKALLAEDGVALHAAAGQAGVDLYYEAAVAGAIPLLRPLRESLAGDQLRRVVGIVNGTTNYILSRMAETGAGFGEALAEATELGYAEADPTADVDGFDAAAKAAILASLAFHTPVTAADVYREGISAVSATDVARAAEIGCTVKLLAICERVAGADGADDGVAVRVHPAMIPTTHPLASVGGAFNAVFVEAEAAGELMFYGRGAGGEPTASAVLGDLVAVARNRVSGAAGPGTTGYAGLTVRSMADTPTRYHVSLDVADKPGVLATVAHEFAAHGVSIATVRQDGHGEAATLVIVTHRAPDAALSATVARLREMDAVRAVTSVLRVEGLA from the coding sequence GTGAGCGACTCCCTGAAGGTCGCCCTGCTCGGCTGCGGCACGGTCGGCGGTGCCGTGCTGCGGCTGCTGACCGAGCAGTCCGACGACCTCGCCGCCCGGATCGGCCGGCGGGTCGAGGTGGCCGGGGTCGCCGTCCGCCGTCCCGACCACCACCCCGAGGTGCCCGCCGAACTGCTCACCACCGACGCGCACGGGCTGGTCACCCGGCCCGACGTCGACCTGGTGGTCGAGGTCATCGGCGGCATCGAGCCGGCCCGCAGCCTGCTGCTCGCCGCCATCGGCGCCGGGAAGTCCGTGGTCAGCGCCAACAAGGCGCTGCTGGCCGAGGACGGCGTCGCGCTGCACGCCGCGGCCGGGCAGGCCGGGGTCGACCTGTACTACGAGGCCGCCGTCGCCGGCGCCATCCCGCTGCTGCGGCCGCTGCGCGAGTCGCTCGCCGGCGACCAGCTCCGCCGCGTCGTCGGCATCGTCAACGGCACGACCAACTACATCCTGTCCCGGATGGCCGAGACCGGTGCCGGCTTCGGCGAGGCGCTGGCGGAGGCGACCGAGCTCGGCTACGCCGAGGCCGACCCGACCGCCGACGTCGACGGCTTCGACGCCGCCGCCAAGGCCGCGATCCTCGCCTCGCTGGCGTTCCACACCCCGGTCACCGCGGCCGACGTGTACCGCGAGGGCATCTCCGCGGTCTCGGCCACCGACGTGGCCCGCGCGGCGGAGATCGGCTGCACGGTGAAGCTGCTGGCCATCTGCGAGCGCGTCGCCGGGGCCGACGGTGCCGACGACGGGGTGGCCGTGCGGGTGCACCCGGCGATGATCCCGACCACCCACCCGCTGGCCTCGGTCGGCGGCGCGTTCAACGCCGTGTTCGTCGAGGCCGAGGCCGCCGGTGAGCTGATGTTCTACGGCCGCGGAGCCGGCGGCGAGCCCACCGCCAGCGCCGTGCTGGGCGACCTGGTGGCGGTGGCCCGCAACCGGGTGAGCGGCGCGGCCGGCCCGGGGACGACGGGCTACGCCGGGCTCACCGTCCGGTCGATGGCCGACACCCCGACCCGGTACCACGTGAGCCTCGACGTCGCCGACAAGCCGGGCGTGCTGGCGACCGTCGCGCACGAGTTCGCCGCCCACGGCGTCAGCATCGCCACCGTCCGCCAGGACGGGCACGGCGAGGCCGCCACCTTGGTCATCGTCACCCACCGGGCACCGGACGCCGCGCTGTCGGCGACGGTGGCCCGGCTGCGGGAGATGGACGCCGTCCGGGCCGTGACCAGCGTGCTGCGGGTCGAGGGCCTGGCCTGA
- the lysA gene encoding diaminopimelate decarboxylase, producing the protein MRAHPAGPLHGNIAPPPAAGPAPADLGALDPAVWPRSARRVDGELHLAGRPVTELAREHGTPLFVLDEADFRSRAADFADAFADADVHYASKAFLCGQVARWIADDGLHLDACSGNELAVALAAGFPAERIALHGNNKSLVELQLAVDAGIGHVVLDSFDEIDRLVPLAAARVAAGGAPVPVLIRSTVGIEAHTHEFIATAHEDQKFGFSLATGDALTAAVRVIREPALQLTGLHSHIGSQIFDTAGFEAAAHRVVGLLGQVHQATGELLGELNLGGGFGIAYLAEDDPVTPADVATRLRSVVAAECAALGLPVPRLAVEPGRAIAGPGTVTLYEIGTIKPVRLGAGGTPGAPLVRNYVSVDGGMSDNIRTALYDASYTCVLANRSSDAPPALCRVVGKHCESGDVLVRDLWLPADVVPGDLLAVAATGAYCWSMASNYNYLLKPPVVAVRDGVATEIVRRQTLSDVFALDAVLADVPAPSVAPSQPAVGATS; encoded by the coding sequence GTGAGGGCGCACCCGGCCGGTCCGCTGCACGGCAACATCGCCCCGCCGCCCGCGGCCGGCCCCGCCCCGGCCGACCTCGGCGCGCTCGACCCCGCGGTCTGGCCGCGGTCGGCCCGCCGGGTCGACGGCGAGCTGCACCTGGCCGGCCGGCCGGTCACCGAGCTGGCCCGGGAGCACGGCACCCCGCTGTTCGTGCTGGACGAGGCCGACTTCCGCAGCCGGGCCGCGGACTTCGCCGACGCGTTCGCCGACGCCGACGTGCACTACGCGTCCAAGGCGTTCCTCTGCGGCCAGGTCGCCCGCTGGATCGCCGACGACGGCCTGCACCTGGACGCCTGCAGCGGCAACGAGCTCGCCGTCGCGCTGGCCGCCGGCTTCCCCGCCGAGCGGATCGCGCTGCACGGCAACAACAAGTCCCTGGTCGAGCTGCAGCTGGCCGTCGACGCCGGCATCGGCCACGTGGTGCTCGACTCCTTCGACGAGATCGACCGGCTGGTGCCGCTGGCCGCGGCCCGGGTCGCCGCGGGCGGTGCGCCGGTGCCGGTGCTGATCCGCTCGACGGTCGGCATCGAGGCGCACACCCACGAGTTCATCGCCACCGCCCACGAGGACCAGAAGTTCGGCTTCTCGCTGGCCACCGGCGACGCGCTGACCGCGGCGGTGCGGGTGATCCGGGAGCCGGCGCTGCAGCTGACCGGCCTGCACAGCCACATCGGCTCGCAGATCTTCGACACCGCCGGCTTCGAGGCCGCCGCGCACCGGGTGGTCGGGCTGCTCGGCCAGGTCCACCAGGCCACCGGCGAGCTGCTCGGCGAGCTCAACCTCGGCGGTGGCTTCGGCATCGCCTACCTCGCCGAGGACGACCCGGTCACCCCCGCCGACGTCGCCACCCGGCTGCGCTCGGTGGTGGCCGCCGAGTGCGCGGCACTCGGCCTGCCGGTGCCGCGGCTGGCGGTCGAGCCCGGCCGGGCCATCGCCGGGCCCGGCACGGTGACGCTGTACGAGATCGGCACCATCAAGCCGGTCCGGCTCGGTGCCGGCGGCACCCCCGGCGCCCCGCTGGTGCGCAACTACGTGTCGGTCGACGGCGGGATGAGCGACAACATCCGCACCGCCCTCTACGACGCCAGCTACACCTGCGTGCTGGCCAACCGCAGCTCCGACGCCCCGCCGGCGCTGTGCCGGGTGGTGGGCAAGCACTGCGAGAGCGGCGACGTGCTGGTCCGCGACCTGTGGCTGCCCGCCGACGTCGTCCCCGGTGACCTGCTCGCGGTGGCCGCCACCGGCGCCTACTGCTGGTCGATGGCGAGCAACTACAACTACCTGTTGAAGCCCCCGGTGGTCGCCGTCCGGGACGGGGTGGCCACCGAGATCGTGCGGCGGCAGACACTGTCCGACGTGTTCGCCCTCGACGCTGTCCTCGCCGACGTCCCCGCGCCGTCGGTGGCGCCCTCCCAGCCCGCGGTCGGAGCCACCTCGTGA